One window of the Allosaccharopolyspora coralli genome contains the following:
- a CDS encoding SDR family oxidoreductase — protein MRVVLAGGHGQIARHLGRLLAERSETVLGLIRHSEHADDLRADGVQPVVADLESLDADGLAEHLDGADVAVFAAGAGPGSGVERKDSVDRAGSVLLADAAERADVPRFLQISSMGAGKPQNPPDVGEVFGAYLDAKRAAEQDLRRRGLGWTIVRPGRLTDDAPTGKVTLGVNVERDDVTRADVAAVCVALLDTPASARRAVELVNGPTPIAEAVRQSLA, from the coding sequence ATGCGCGTTGTGCTGGCAGGAGGACACGGACAGATCGCCCGCCACCTGGGCAGGCTCCTCGCCGAGCGATCGGAGACCGTGCTCGGGTTGATCCGCCACTCCGAGCACGCCGACGACTTGCGTGCCGACGGTGTCCAGCCGGTGGTCGCCGATCTGGAGAGCCTCGACGCGGACGGGCTCGCCGAGCACCTCGACGGCGCGGACGTGGCCGTGTTCGCGGCGGGCGCAGGACCCGGCAGCGGGGTGGAGCGCAAAGACAGTGTGGACCGCGCCGGATCGGTGTTGCTGGCCGACGCCGCCGAGCGCGCGGATGTGCCACGCTTCCTGCAGATCAGCTCGATGGGCGCAGGCAAACCACAGAACCCGCCGGATGTCGGTGAGGTGTTCGGCGCCTACCTCGACGCCAAGCGTGCCGCTGAGCAGGACCTGCGGCGTCGTGGGTTGGGCTGGACGATCGTGCGGCCCGGCAGGCTCACCGACGACGCGCCGACGGGCAAGGTCACCCTCGGGGTGAACGTCGAGCGCGACGATGTCACCCGCGCCGACGTGGCCGCCGTCTGCGTGGCCTTGTTGGACACTCCGGCCTCGGCCCGCCGCGCTGTCGAACTCGTCAACGGCCCCACGCCCATCGCCGAAGCCGTCCGGCAGAGCCTCGCGTAA
- a CDS encoding D-arabinono-1,4-lactone oxidase, with amino-acid sequence MTGIPRTQRRWTNWAGSVTTDAAAVVRPRDVEEASATLRAAARDGRTVRPLGSGHSFTGVAAPNGGVALDLARWSGIVHADRTTGLVTVRAGTPLHRLNAELDQLGLAMANLGDIDQQTLAGALATGTHGTGARLGGLATQVAALELLLPDGTLRTCSATESSELFAAARVGLGALGIVTTVTLRCVPAFSLAADEHPEPLHDVLDRFDELAEDNDHFEFYWFPHGDHTLVKRNNRLPAETAPQPLHPVRSFVEYRLLENSAFGAACRLGRAAPSLVRGLNRVGGATWSARSYSDTSHKVFVTRRSVRFVETEYAVPRETLVDLITELRQAARRLENPVMFPVEVRVAAPDDMWLSTAHRRQTAYVAVHQYRGMPFKEWFDVLQSLAGAVGGRPHWGKMHHLDAETLRERYPRFDDFRRVRAEVDPDGLLRNRYLDRVLGLPEEH; translated from the coding sequence ATGACGGGAATTCCGAGAACACAGCGCCGTTGGACCAACTGGGCGGGCAGCGTGACCACCGATGCCGCCGCCGTCGTACGGCCTCGCGACGTCGAGGAAGCCTCGGCGACACTGCGTGCCGCCGCCCGCGACGGTCGGACTGTCCGACCACTGGGCAGCGGCCACTCGTTCACCGGCGTCGCCGCGCCTAACGGCGGCGTCGCACTCGACCTCGCACGCTGGAGCGGCATCGTGCACGCCGACCGGACCACCGGCCTCGTCACTGTGCGTGCGGGCACCCCGCTGCACCGGCTCAACGCCGAGCTCGACCAGCTCGGCCTCGCCATGGCCAACCTCGGCGACATCGACCAGCAGACCCTCGCCGGTGCCCTCGCCACCGGCACCCACGGCACCGGAGCGCGCCTCGGCGGACTCGCCACCCAGGTCGCGGCGCTCGAACTGCTGCTGCCGGACGGCACCCTGCGCACCTGTTCGGCAACAGAATCGTCCGAGCTGTTCGCCGCCGCACGCGTCGGGCTCGGTGCGCTGGGCATCGTCACCACCGTCACCCTGCGCTGCGTCCCGGCGTTCTCGCTCGCGGCCGACGAACACCCGGAACCGCTGCACGACGTGCTCGACCGGTTCGACGAACTCGCCGAGGACAACGACCACTTCGAGTTCTACTGGTTTCCGCACGGGGACCACACGCTCGTCAAGCGCAACAACCGGCTGCCCGCCGAGACGGCACCGCAGCCGCTGCACCCGGTGCGCAGCTTCGTCGAGTACCGGCTCCTGGAGAACTCCGCCTTCGGCGCCGCGTGCCGTCTCGGGCGAGCGGCACCATCCCTCGTGCGTGGACTGAACCGGGTCGGCGGCGCGACATGGTCCGCCCGGTCCTACAGCGACACCTCGCACAAGGTGTTCGTCACGCGCCGCAGCGTCCGGTTCGTCGAGACCGAGTACGCCGTGCCCCGCGAGACGCTCGTCGACCTGATCACGGAACTGCGGCAGGCGGCGCGGCGGCTGGAGAACCCGGTGATGTTCCCCGTCGAGGTCCGGGTCGCCGCGCCGGACGACATGTGGCTGTCCACCGCGCACCGCAGGCAGACCGCCTACGTCGCGGTGCACCAGTACCGGGGGATGCCGTTCAAGGAATGGTTCGACGTCCTGCAGTCCCTCGCGGGCGCCGTGGGCGGTCGCCCACATTGGGGAAAGATGCACCACCTCGACGCCGAGACGCTCCGCGAGCGCTACCCGCGCTTCGACGACTTCCGCCGCGTCCGCGCCGAAGTGGACCCCGACGGACTCCTCCGCAACCGCTACCTCGACCGCGTCCTCGGGCTCCCGGAAGAACACTGA
- a CDS encoding amino acid deaminase/aldolase — protein MSEQPRRSPDAGLDTATRHLDAPFAAVDLAAYRANTADLARRARGTPIRLVTKSVRCRSLITKALESPGYSGLLCYSLEEALWLYRVGVSDDLVVAYPSVDRVALRDLATDRGAAAAITVMVDSTEHLDVIDAAAGPERAEVRVCLEVDASWRPLRGRDVLHVGTRRSPVHTVAQARDTATRIVARRGFRLVGVMAYEGQIAGLADAPAKQPLKAAALRWVQSRSRTEIAERRAAIVRAVREITTVEFVNGGGTGSIESTVAEQAVTEVAAGSGLVGPTLFDDYSRFDPRPAVQFALPVVHRPRPGTATLYGGGYIASGAIGADRQPRPVDPGLRLTRIEGAGEVQTPVVGPGADELRLGDRVWFRHAKGGELAERFLDYHLVDDGRLLDSVPTYRGEGRSFG, from the coding sequence GTGTCCGAGCAGCCCCGACGATCACCCGACGCCGGCCTCGACACGGCGACCCGGCACCTCGACGCGCCGTTCGCCGCGGTGGACCTCGCCGCCTACCGCGCCAACACCGCCGACCTCGCCCGGCGCGCCCGAGGCACCCCGATCCGGCTGGTCACGAAGTCCGTCCGGTGCCGATCCCTGATCACCAAGGCGCTCGAATCGCCGGGCTACTCCGGGCTGCTGTGTTACAGCCTCGAAGAGGCGCTCTGGCTCTACCGGGTAGGCGTGAGCGACGACCTCGTCGTCGCGTATCCGAGCGTCGACCGCGTAGCCCTCCGCGACCTCGCCACCGACCGCGGAGCCGCCGCGGCCATCACCGTCATGGTCGACTCGACCGAACACCTCGACGTCATCGACGCCGCGGCCGGGCCCGAGCGTGCCGAAGTGCGTGTCTGCCTGGAGGTCGACGCGTCGTGGCGGCCGCTGCGCGGACGCGACGTCCTGCACGTCGGCACCCGCCGATCGCCGGTACACACCGTCGCGCAGGCGCGCGACACGGCCACCCGCATCGTCGCCCGGCGCGGATTCCGGCTCGTCGGTGTCATGGCCTACGAAGGCCAGATCGCCGGACTCGCCGACGCCCCGGCCAAACAGCCGCTGAAAGCCGCCGCGTTGCGCTGGGTGCAGAGCCGCTCCCGCACCGAGATCGCCGAACGCCGCGCGGCCATCGTCCGCGCGGTCCGGGAGATCACCACGGTGGAGTTCGTCAACGGCGGCGGCACCGGCAGTATCGAGAGCACGGTCGCTGAACAGGCCGTCACCGAGGTTGCCGCCGGGTCGGGACTCGTCGGGCCGACCCTGTTCGACGACTACAGCAGGTTCGACCCGCGACCGGCCGTGCAGTTCGCCCTGCCCGTCGTGCACCGCCCGAGGCCGGGAACCGCCACGCTCTACGGGGGCGGCTACATCGCCTCCGGCGCCATCGGTGCCGACCGGCAACCCCGCCCCGTCGACCCGGGCCTGCGGCTCACCAGGATCGAGGGTGCCGGGGAAGTGCAGACGCCGGTCGTCGGCCCGGGCGCCGACGAGCTCCGGCTCGGGGACCGCGTCTGGTTCCGGCACGCCAAGGGCGGCGAGCTCGCCGAGCGCTTCCTCGACTACCACCTCGTCGACGACGGCAGACTCCTCGACTCGGTGCCGACTTATCGGGGCGAGGGCAGGTCGTTCGGCTGA
- a CDS encoding TetR family transcriptional regulator, with protein sequence MPTEVAPLRRKPVQQRSAQRVEKMLTACAELVDEVGYDGLTTTLIAERAGVAVGSLYQFFPDKRAVVQELTLRNLDRFMSMLADRFEGAHWAHWWDAVDTVFEVYMTMHREAPAFSRLHFGDVVDLRLLDETKDNNAVIADKLTTFIGGEFGMDLDRLATPLSVAVEAADAVLHMAFRNDSNGDPALVAEARELVRGYLSSRLGDEPQPNDLPSPR encoded by the coding sequence GTGCCCACCGAAGTAGCCCCCCTGCGGCGCAAGCCCGTCCAGCAGCGCAGCGCTCAGCGGGTGGAGAAGATGTTGACCGCCTGCGCCGAACTCGTCGACGAAGTGGGCTACGACGGCCTGACCACGACGCTGATCGCCGAGCGGGCCGGAGTCGCCGTCGGCTCGCTGTATCAGTTCTTCCCCGACAAGCGCGCGGTCGTCCAGGAGCTCACGCTGCGCAACCTCGACCGGTTCATGTCGATGCTCGCCGACCGGTTCGAGGGCGCGCACTGGGCGCACTGGTGGGACGCCGTCGACACGGTCTTCGAGGTGTACATGACGATGCACCGGGAGGCGCCCGCGTTCAGCCGCCTGCACTTCGGCGACGTCGTGGACCTGCGCCTGCTCGACGAGACCAAGGACAACAACGCGGTGATCGCGGACAAGCTCACCACGTTCATCGGCGGCGAGTTCGGGATGGACCTCGATCGGCTCGCCACCCCGCTGTCGGTGGCGGTCGAGGCGGCGGACGCGGTGCTGCACATGGCGTTCCGCAACGACTCGAACGGTGATCCTGCACTGGTCGCCGAGGCGCGCGAGCTGGTGCGCGGCTACCTGTCCAGCAGATTGGGCGACGAGCCTCAGCCGAACGACCTGCCCTCGCCCCGATAA
- a CDS encoding L-tyrosine/L-tryptophan isonitrile synthase family protein, with protein sequence MKTHPGAAFAREVATDCSPPQPRLPRLVLDAPLDPHDAERLLSDGGYGLRLTRTAAGLRLDGAGRGVPLGEEPTWLDLHRVLARLRRRRARHDPHWLARLSAAVRLGRTPRFDAVRTGDLHTRWQVLQSAVHADPALRMHCALRWSETALEPAPVHPMHPGGTVIVDLAALVTGGPERGKGLLGEVVEHRDEHREHPLGHFLEYVVRPLVRIFRTALDDHGIALGELRGIGYELTTELQSTGRVVLTPRALADASPAAAATSLAATVATLTESFGQTYGQDVRAAADEVFAQEFRYLRSGTAKLLRGDHPLREHAHCVTDEQDDLLKAVLRTVQDRTRVRRWHPERPRPTVVVDVDQCSLVPVEPTREATTAISGPRSGAPRGIPELAAPDTLPTWPTTVSSTWDSFLDGTELRGRYPDVDWEALRVEFGHAFDRARDRPEPESVVPGVARFVWDVLDAGGRVLFCAPERLGEHVETVLAESGVPDASVLSVPDDDRPAAERKVELLRGQGPLDVVAVFDDLAANRRALAEAYPGARCVAVEIDGFATERPPGEPTPDGAGVISSFETSPRRLGRRNTTGPALSHAHSLEELQVGQLRTGKIARRFTVHLDHDESLSFVEQILADTDRAAERTAGNARRLHQPDGPDGDDTDSTLRAVHHVLTRKQFLKGSRSHYRPDDLRRDAHVPVRAGEPINVVVLGFPVKQCLNRLKALGPLPDLAELGAFVRLRELDRAVSAVHPPGIHLHILTDGRHFRPRPAALTDAYTDQLRRYLRLAGIDDRTTLRPIDDVARDSLGVDAVARRPARIAHLVARLYETVDDLDITDRPLRTLEAVVTRTPPPGPDSEALGRSLAMFRDMLMSVVYSVPVPQPRGTDPISWSVRVFSDLYDLTSGRVPAEVRSARAAVLRRAWHTVVRYLATLRVDEELGYEQMFDHRVRLTVSAALPGRCGFTYLGGSGLLPWQGTGVVDPRGHVAVDFAVSLLDQGFVPVYSDLLGPRQPWAMVPADHTHPKPGGGLALDSAVVPRLRRK encoded by the coding sequence GTGAAGACGCATCCGGGCGCCGCGTTCGCGCGGGAGGTCGCGACCGACTGCAGCCCTCCGCAACCTCGGCTCCCCAGGCTCGTGCTCGACGCCCCGCTGGATCCTCACGACGCCGAACGGCTGCTGAGCGACGGCGGGTACGGCCTGCGACTGACCCGGACCGCCGCCGGACTCCGCTTGGACGGAGCAGGCCGTGGCGTGCCGCTCGGCGAGGAACCGACCTGGCTGGACCTGCATCGGGTTCTCGCCCGGCTGCGCCGGCGCCGGGCGCGTCACGATCCACACTGGCTCGCACGGCTCTCGGCGGCCGTGCGTCTCGGACGAACGCCCCGGTTCGACGCCGTCCGCACCGGCGACCTGCACACCCGGTGGCAGGTACTGCAATCCGCCGTGCACGCCGACCCGGCCCTCCGGATGCACTGCGCACTGCGCTGGTCCGAGACAGCGCTGGAGCCTGCGCCGGTTCATCCCATGCACCCCGGCGGCACCGTCATCGTCGACCTGGCCGCTCTCGTCACGGGCGGCCCCGAGCGCGGCAAAGGCCTGCTCGGTGAGGTGGTCGAACACCGCGACGAACACCGCGAGCATCCACTCGGCCACTTCCTGGAGTACGTCGTCCGCCCGCTCGTCCGCATCTTCCGGACCGCACTCGACGATCACGGCATCGCGCTCGGCGAGCTCCGCGGCATCGGCTACGAACTCACCACCGAACTGCAGAGCACCGGGAGGGTCGTGCTCACTCCGCGCGCGCTCGCCGACGCGAGCCCGGCCGCGGCGGCGACCTCGCTCGCTGCCACCGTGGCGACGCTGACGGAGTCGTTCGGGCAGACCTACGGTCAGGACGTGCGCGCCGCCGCCGACGAGGTGTTCGCCCAGGAATTCCGCTACCTGCGGTCGGGCACGGCGAAGCTGCTCCGAGGGGACCACCCGCTGCGCGAGCACGCGCATTGCGTGACCGATGAGCAGGACGACCTGCTCAAAGCGGTCCTGCGCACCGTGCAGGACCGCACCCGGGTGCGACGGTGGCATCCAGAGCGGCCCCGGCCGACCGTCGTGGTCGACGTCGACCAGTGCTCGCTCGTGCCGGTGGAGCCGACGCGGGAAGCCACGACCGCGATCTCCGGCCCGAGAAGCGGTGCGCCGCGCGGTATCCCCGAACTGGCCGCTCCGGACACGCTGCCGACGTGGCCCACGACCGTCTCGTCCACATGGGACAGCTTCCTCGACGGCACGGAACTACGAGGTCGGTATCCGGACGTCGACTGGGAAGCGCTCCGGGTCGAGTTCGGCCACGCCTTCGACCGGGCCCGGGATCGTCCGGAACCCGAGTCGGTCGTGCCGGGAGTGGCCCGATTCGTCTGGGACGTTCTCGACGCCGGTGGCCGGGTGCTTTTCTGCGCCCCGGAACGACTCGGCGAGCACGTCGAAACCGTCCTCGCGGAGTCCGGGGTTCCCGACGCGAGCGTGCTGTCCGTGCCCGACGACGACCGGCCCGCCGCGGAACGGAAGGTCGAACTGCTGCGTGGGCAGGGACCCCTCGACGTCGTGGCGGTCTTCGACGACCTCGCCGCGAACCGCCGTGCGCTCGCCGAGGCGTACCCGGGCGCCCGCTGCGTCGCCGTCGAGATCGACGGCTTCGCCACGGAACGTCCGCCGGGGGAACCGACCCCGGACGGAGCGGGTGTGATCAGCAGCTTCGAGACCTCACCGCGCAGGCTCGGGCGTCGCAACACGACCGGTCCCGCGCTCTCGCACGCGCATTCCCTGGAAGAACTCCAGGTCGGGCAGTTACGCACCGGCAAGATCGCGCGACGGTTCACCGTGCACCTCGACCACGACGAGTCTCTGTCCTTCGTGGAGCAGATTCTGGCGGACACCGACCGGGCCGCCGAACGCACTGCCGGCAACGCCCGTCGCCTCCACCAGCCGGACGGACCCGACGGCGACGACACCGACAGCACCCTGCGCGCGGTGCACCACGTGCTCACCCGCAAGCAGTTCCTCAAGGGATCGCGCTCGCACTACCGGCCGGACGACCTCCGTCGCGACGCCCACGTGCCCGTGCGCGCGGGCGAACCCATCAACGTCGTCGTGCTCGGATTTCCCGTCAAACAGTGCCTCAACCGGCTCAAAGCCCTGGGCCCGTTGCCCGATCTCGCCGAGCTCGGCGCGTTCGTCCGGCTCCGCGAACTCGACCGCGCCGTCAGCGCCGTGCACCCGCCGGGAATCCACCTGCACATCCTCACCGACGGCAGGCACTTCCGGCCCCGGCCCGCCGCACTCACCGACGCCTACACCGACCAGCTCCGCCGCTACCTGCGACTTGCCGGGATCGACGACCGCACCACCCTCCGTCCGATCGACGACGTCGCGCGCGACTCGCTCGGCGTCGACGCCGTCGCCCGGCGGCCCGCGCGCATCGCGCACCTCGTGGCGCGCCTGTACGAGACCGTCGACGATCTCGACATCACCGATCGTCCACTGCGGACACTGGAAGCCGTTGTCACCAGAACACCGCCGCCCGGCCCCGATTCCGAGGCCCTCGGCCGGTCGCTGGCGATGTTCCGGGACATGCTGATGTCGGTCGTGTACTCCGTACCCGTTCCCCAGCCGCGGGGGACCGACCCGATCAGCTGGTCCGTGCGCGTGTTCAGCGACCTCTACGACCTCACCAGCGGACGCGTGCCCGCCGAAGTGCGCAGTGCCCGGGCCGCGGTGTTGCGCCGCGCCTGGCACACCGTCGTCCGCTACCTCGCCACTCTGCGCGTCGACGAGGAACTCGGCTACGAGCAGATGTTCGACCACCGTGTCCGGCTCACCGTCAGCGCGGCACTTCCCGGCAGGTGCGGGTTCACCTACCTCGGCGGGTCGGGACTTCTGCCGTGGCAAGGCACCGGCGTCGTCGACCCGCGCGGGCACGTCGCCGTCGACTTCGCGGTCTCCTTGCTCGACCAGGGATTCGTCCCGGTCTACTCCGACCTGCTCGGTCCGCGGCAACCCTGGGCGATGGTCCCCGCCGATCACACCCACCCGAAGCCCGGAGGCGGACTCGCCCTCGACTCCGCCGTGGTCCCCCGCCTCCGCCGCAAGTAA
- a CDS encoding helix-turn-helix domain-containing protein, with product MNTIVTGGSPVTPDVWNGREMREALSERNISEIYRQLRKVGVSQRQIAASTGQSQSEVSEILKGRQVMAYDVLARIADGLGIPRGYMGLAYDGATAVRVANATSGPQAEEDESVKRRKFLSHAAAVTMGAAVFGKEEGTTWIPQDDVRTPAPANIGMSDVQQIQATTKALRDLDYRYGGGTCRDAVVAQLSWAQQLLDATASEAVKRKLFVSLADMQSLAGWTSFDTGLLDPARGHFGKALEFAKQAGDESLVASVLYRMGRVYLHHEEPNEALKLFQLGQIAAQESGSALTTAVLCANEAWAYGMLDRPDQVQKMVGRTKDEFARADPAEAPDWVRFFNVNDLHGMIGSANDALAVFNPEKYAPIAVAETIKCNEAYGADMQRTHVFGLSLQATNHIRAGDLQQGIKVGRNALTIGENVRSARVADRLKPLQIEAGKHRMNSDARDLAEEIRRFREA from the coding sequence ATGAACACCATCGTGACCGGCGGCTCGCCTGTTACGCCGGACGTGTGGAACGGCCGGGAGATGCGGGAGGCGCTGTCCGAGCGGAACATCAGCGAGATCTACCGCCAACTGCGGAAGGTCGGCGTTTCGCAACGTCAGATCGCGGCCTCCACCGGCCAGTCCCAGTCCGAGGTGTCCGAGATCCTCAAGGGTCGGCAAGTCATGGCGTATGACGTGCTGGCCCGCATCGCCGACGGGCTCGGCATTCCGAGGGGCTACATGGGCCTCGCCTACGACGGGGCGACGGCCGTGCGGGTCGCGAACGCGACCAGCGGTCCCCAGGCTGAGGAGGACGAGTCGGTGAAGCGTCGGAAGTTCTTGTCCCATGCCGCGGCGGTCACGATGGGCGCCGCCGTGTTCGGGAAGGAGGAAGGCACCACCTGGATCCCGCAGGACGATGTCCGCACGCCCGCCCCCGCGAACATCGGGATGAGCGATGTGCAGCAGATTCAGGCGACCACCAAGGCGTTGCGCGATCTCGACTACCGCTACGGCGGCGGGACCTGCAGGGACGCGGTGGTGGCCCAGTTGTCCTGGGCGCAGCAGCTGCTCGACGCCACGGCCAGCGAAGCCGTGAAGCGGAAACTCTTCGTGTCCTTGGCCGACATGCAGAGCCTCGCGGGCTGGACGTCGTTCGACACGGGCCTGCTCGACCCGGCGCGAGGCCATTTCGGTAAGGCGCTGGAGTTCGCGAAGCAGGCAGGGGACGAGAGTCTCGTCGCGAGCGTGTTGTACCGGATGGGGCGCGTTTACCTGCACCACGAGGAGCCGAACGAGGCGCTGAAGCTGTTCCAGCTGGGACAGATCGCCGCCCAGGAGTCCGGTTCGGCGTTGACCACGGCCGTGCTGTGCGCCAACGAGGCGTGGGCGTACGGAATGCTCGACCGCCCCGACCAGGTGCAGAAGATGGTGGGACGGACCAAGGACGAGTTCGCGCGGGCCGATCCGGCCGAGGCGCCGGACTGGGTGCGGTTCTTCAACGTCAACGACCTGCACGGCATGATCGGCTCGGCCAACGACGCGCTGGCGGTGTTCAACCCGGAGAAGTACGCGCCGATCGCCGTGGCGGAGACCATCAAGTGCAACGAGGCCTACGGCGCGGACATGCAACGCACGCACGTGTTCGGTTTGAGTCTGCAGGCCACGAACCACATCCGTGCCGGTGACCTGCAGCAGGGGATCAAGGTGGGCCGCAACGCGCTCACCATCGGCGAGAACGTCCGGTCCGCCCGGGTTGCCGACCGGCTCAAGCCGTTGCAGATCGAGGCGGGCAAGCACCGCATGAACTCGGACGCCCGGGATCTCGCCGAGGAGATCCGCCGGTTCCGCGAGGCCTGA